The DNA segment TCATATAAGCTTACTATTAAAAACACAGTTACCTTTTGCGCTTAAGGTTAATAGTAACAACACTTATccgaaaataatttatagtaaaAAGGTAGAATTTTTTTCTCACATTCAAACACAGTTtaagtatattatttttttgtaaagaaatataaGTACATAAATTGGCATTTGAAACGACccaatggaaacaaaatattttttccaaGAAAACTATATAGTTGAAAGGTGTTACAACTTAATTAGCATTGTTATTTTTCTCTACTCATTCACATCTggtatacatattttatcataaaaatctaCTTTCGACCTATATAAAAAGTACAACCAAAAGTCTATAAATACTGGCTTTCAAAGTTCATAAGTCATCACTTCTTAAGTCTTATAaccaaaagaagagagaaaaatggcTTCATCAAATCTATTAGCGATTAAGCTTTTTTCATTCATGGTGCTATTCGCAATATCCCATGCTCAATCCTTTTCTCCAGGTACGTTATATACATAAACATAACTTAATCTTAACACATATAATGAAATAATACCAGAGCTATTGTTATAAGTATATtataattacatatttatatatcacTATTTTGTATATCAATAGTAGTGGAGGTTCCAACCTTCGGTTACATGTATAAATTATAAAGACACccgatttttttggttaaaatgtTAAGAGACacccgatttttttttaaagacacgcgatttatatatatacaggtCGGAAAATATTGCAGTACATTCCTACTACGAAGTATCCCCCGGAGCTGCCACCGGCGTACTCTCCTACTCCGGAGCTGCCACCATCGTACACTCCAACTCCGGAGTTTCCACCGTCGTACAATCTTGCTCCGGAGCTCCCTCCGTCGTACTTTCCTACTTCGAAGTTCCCATCATCGTACACTCCAACGCCGGAGCTTCCACCATCGTACACTCCAACTCCAGAGCTGCCACCATCATACACTCCAAGTCCGAAGTCACCACCACCGTCGTACAATCCTACTCCTGAGTTCCCTCCATCGTACTCTCCAACTCCGGAGCTGACACCATCGTACATGCCTACGCCAGAGCTTCCTCCGCCGTATTTTTCTGCTCCTCCACCAGCGCCCTATTAGTCCAAATTATGGCGGTCCATGCATGAGAATTTAAAGTTGGTCACACACACTATCACACATGAAATAAACAAGGATATTGCTTTtacaattatcaaaaaaaaaaaaatactgtatACTTCATTTTGATCACCCTTTGCTAGCGAATAAAAAATGTTACTCGATGATGTTTACCGTTTTTTCTGATTTGTATAAGGTTAGAGCAACTCTATTGGTAAGAtactattttcaaaaatgttaatcaataaaatattaaaaatttaagttaATTTAATCATGTTATTAAATTGAAGGacacaaacaaaatttaaactatgtATAAGTAGATATGTATTTGAGGACCTCTATAGTAGATATTTCAAATGGACATATATACatgaatgtaaaagaaaaataactaatatgaagagagaaaaagaaaaataagctTTCTTCTGTGACTTAGAAAAAAGATTTATGGAAAATTCATAGAAACATTTGTGTCTTTCTGAATGGAGTAAATTTTAACGAAAACTTAGGcatataactaaattatattaaaatattaatattattttgcttGAGAATTTTTAGAAGGTCCTAAAAAGTACTGAAGTTCTTACGAGAGTTTTCTATGGAGTTTCCAGATTTGTTAAAATGAgaaatttatttcatttttttttcatttccatatttatttatattatcaagaatacttaattaaaaattaataccaCCAATATTGTGGATACTTTCATCTATTAACTTGAATTTTATAATGGAAAATAATGGAAAagttcaataaaaaaaactgcAACTAATACCCGAATTTTTTTGCTATCTAATTTAATACCtcaactaattattttattcattttaatacactaatttttaagGTGTACTTTTAGTACTGTAATTATGCTTATCTCAATCAAATATTGATAAATTTTAGGGAAAATTTGGATAAATGCACTTCCATGagaatataatttgaaaaatacacctttgtttaaactttttgaaaaatacacttacttatatataaatttaccaaattgcccaatcttaatatttttgaatttctattaaacaattttttaaaaagaaaatcgtTAGAGAATAGGGAATATCTTTTTAATATACTACACAATATCCTTCCcatatctttttaatatatcttaaatttatttttttattattttgaaaaaaccCACCGAATAATGTGTTTTGGCGGCTACTTTTGATGTTCAGTCTATAAATCAACATGAGTTTCAGGTTAGTGATGGGTCAAGAAATTACTTGGTTGATCTTCAACAAATGAATTGCACATGTAATGTGTTTAATGTTGACAAGATCCCTTGTAAGCATGATGCTAAGGCTGCAACAAGTCGAGGCTTTAACCCTGGGTTATTTGTGCATCAGTAATACTCAAAGGCACACATGTGTGCTGCATATTCAGAGAGTATAAGACCCATAGATGAGTTGCTGGAAGCGAGTGAAATACCTCCTCATGTTGTGGCTTAtaaatgctttcctccagatgTTAAAAGAGGTGCTGGAAGACCTGTGAAAAGAAGATATGAATGCTTTGGAGAACAAGCAACAGCTCAAAAAAAAGCACGAAAACAAGCTTGCTCAAGATGTCATCGTTCAGGACACAATCGTGCCAGCTGCGACTTTGGAATTTGACATTTTTCTGTTCTAAAcgtttttcttaaaattttggcTTTTGGTTATTCTAGCTTTTGATAACtgtttaagtttttattttgcaaTAAGGTTGATTATTTTCACAACATATGTTATGTTTTCCATTTGTTCTACACCTTTAAAGAGCTATGATTCTGTTCAAGTTCGATGTAAGTGTCGTTTATGCGGCTCAATGGACACCTTATGTTTTTTCTTCCTTCATGATGAATACAAATTTGATTaatgaagaaagaaaagaatatgTAGAAACAAATGTGACTTGCTTTTGTTTTTAACAACGTGACTTGTTATATaagttgaagaaaataaaataaagggaAATTTGTATAAACTTCATGATAAAGTCAAAACAAGTCATATTTCACATAATCATCTttgttattgtaaaatttaaatggtAACATAACATATTTATCTCAATATACATATTTatcttaaacataaataattttaatgatattatttttattaatttcgaatttatatattagtttcgaaTTATATCTTGGGCAAAAAAGTCAATTCATAATTAAgaaagtgtatttttcaaaaggTAAAACAGAAAATGCaattatcaaatttcaaatcctaaatatggtattttgcaaattatccctaaattttaacaaaattttaaaatatctcaaactaaaaaatctttacaaagtctaatttaaatgtaaattttagaaataaaaataactaaatttgggataaaatactaaaatttagaaaaacttaattttgaatgaaagataaataaattagtATTTAGTTTCGTAGaataaactaaattttatattgaaaataaaattaaaaatcaagtATGTAAGGTTATCcacaatttattttcttttattcttaaaatttaaataaaattaaaaaacttttaatattaatttttaaatgttagatattttttaacttttgtttaaaacttatcaatatttttaattaaaataaaatagtttgagTATTAAATGaacatagttttaaaatttaatgtattgaaatgaccaaaaagatcatttgaattattaaattggatagcaaaaaaaaaatattaaagagttTAGCAAAATTTAGTTGAAGCGTATAGAGagtaaataaaaactacgaGTTAATTAACCTTAATGTTTCATTAATAAATGAGTTAAGACATATAAATGGAACAGTTTTCTTGTGGGACCCTAAGCTTGAATAATTGATTAAGCTAGAATAAGCATCTCAGTGTCAAGGATTACTCATTAATCATATTTAGTTAACAACCTTAGTCCATATGGTccatgtttttaatatttgatcaaatcttgtttgtttttgtttaggtTTATTTTTACGATGACTTTTTCTCTTTGCGTGAATTTGTGAATTAATCAAGTTCTCAATATTCATTAAGAATATATCACCTATAATTGGAAAATGAAGTGAATAACTAAAATCACAGTTTTTCACTTTTTACCTTTCGCACCATAAACATAATTCTCACTATAAAAAAGAAAGGTTGTTTTACCATTTGACTATTACTCTGtttattaatatagtttagATACATAATATTATTCTATAAAGAACATATATTGATAGTTTTTAAATAGAATTAAATTAGACTGAGTAATATATGAAATTTATGTGTAGAAAACACTTATAGACTTATGATAGAAAATACATTCTaagttttcaaaatttgttttttttttaaattagtataGAATTGGTAaaaaatagtatagatttacgatagaaattataagaaaaaaatatatgattgtgaagaaaatatcaacatatataaTAGAACGATAGTATAtcctatatattataaaacaattactaattatatttttaatatttttttaaaaaagacatttgattaaaaaaattcaaattatgtTATATGTACCGAAAGATTATACTCTTTCAGTTGAATTTTCAAACTGGTTTATTGTatagtttaaaaacatttaagaaataaaagtgaagaaaaaaaattatctcaTTAAAGGCATTGTACTCGCAAACTCTGGAAATGTAGAAATTATTGTCACCAATTATGACTTACATAActcatattttatgtttatcaatatttacatttgtaaaaatttatattctaaCGTTTTAACCTAGTGGGGTCTAAATCAATTGAAGCCTCCAAAAaccatattgaaagttttgcggttGGTCTAACATTCATTATTGAATTGGTACATTTATCTACATTCTGAGAAtctttattttgtataaataacATGTTGTGTTCTATATTTTCATTCACAACGCTGAATCATTGTAAGATGTGGATGCAATAGAAATTATAATGATTCAGCGTTGTGAATGAAAATATAGAACACAACatgttatttatatatggaaATATCTCAAGATCCAATCATAGGTGTTTATCAGTCGTTCGACCAATTCTGGTCTCGTGTGGCAGCTGCTTACGAAAACGGAAAAGATGCAAGTTGGAGTGAACGTACAAAGAAGTCTATCCATTGTCGGATTCAAACTATTGAGAAATCAACAAAGAAATTGCATGCATGCATCAAGCAATGTGAAAACAAATGTCAAAGTGGTGCTTCAAATGATGACATtgtaagtgtttttttttagtttgtgtaatatatattttacttactTTGCAATAatgttttctgttttaaaatGATATGCAGTTTAAACAAGGCAAGTTAATGTTATTGGATGATCCAAAATACAAAGTAGGTTGGAAGTTCGATCATGTATGGAgcattataaataattttgaaaagtttaaagATGGTGACACATCTACGAGAAAAGTATCAAACTCATGTGGTTTCGGGGATACAAATCCAGAGTTAGAAATAGTTACATCTGATCCTGTTACACAAAAATCTCCAGGTTTGTCTATTTTTTTCTATGAAtttagatgatgaagaagatagaATGGGTGGATCTTTGTCTAATTTGAGAAAACAAGCTTACAAAGACATCAACATTTGAGATCCAAAACAAGAATTATGCTTTGAAGAAATCTAAAGAAGAGAACTAAATTTTATTTCGTGATTTGAACTTCATACAAGATCGTAACGTTTGTGCATACATTCAATCTGAGCAAAATCGAATTTTAGTAGAAATGAGTGAACAACAACAAGCTCAACAGTCTTCTCAAGTATCCACTtcatttggacaatattttaacAAACTTAGTGGATCTGAAAATGGTTTATCAGATTATCAAGTGTTAGTTTATAATgtactaagttttttttttttagtttgatgTTTATCAAGTCTTtctgtttttatattatttatgtaattgtgtttcatctaaaatatagtaaaaaaaaagaaaaacatgtttttagcatatttttaatattttaaattgattgaataaaaacaataataaaaactttaaaagtaAGTTGGTAATATTAGTTCTTATAGTTTATTTAAGTACAAAAGAAGAACAAGTTAAAATTAAGGGattaatttgtaattaaaaaaatgttatctcaaaaaatgaaacatTAACGGAGCaaaaaatgaagcaaaaaaataaaaaatgaaacacCATGTTCTTTTGCcgtattagtttattttattatgcTATTGCAACTTAATAATGTCTTGTACGTTTGGGTcttgtttaaaatttaatttattttattcgaTATTTAAAGATATACTTTTCTTGTGTTTGCTTCGATGTGAACAGTAAACATAAATATCATTATGATAATTGACAAcatacattttttgttttgacaATATACATTTTACATAACAAACTATAGTGGTTACCAACTTACCAGTAATTGAAATCGCACAATTCGAATCTTATTTCCCTCAACCTCAGGGTAAAATCGCACCATATTATAACATAGATCTCATAAACGTtccatatatgtatttatacatAGATAACCTAAACCAAATGAGAAGGCACCACAAACACAGGCACAAACATCAGCGAGCAAGCTTTTAACTCTCAAGATTCATGTGGCCAAATTGGAACTTTGATGGCGAAatcttcttttccttttatcCGTTGGA comes from the Brassica napus cultivar Da-Ae chromosome A7, Da-Ae, whole genome shotgun sequence genome and includes:
- the LOC106386130 gene encoding extensin: MASSNLLAIKLFSFMVLFAISHAQSFSPGRKILQYIPTTKYPPELPPAYSPTPELPPSYTPTPEFPPSYNLAPELPPSYFPTSKFPSSYTPTPELPPSYTPTPELPPSYTPSPKSPPPSYNPTPEFPPSYSPTPELTPSYMPTPELPPPYFSAPPPAPY